A window of Rhododendron vialii isolate Sample 1 chromosome 11a, ASM3025357v1 contains these coding sequences:
- the LOC131306461 gene encoding receptor-like serine/threonine-protein kinase SD1-7: MNPKISDFGLARAFGGDQSSAKTKWVVGTYGYMAPEYAIDGLFSTKSDIFSFGVIVLEIMSGKRNRKFHHADHDLNLLGHAWKLWINGNAFELIDPVMEGSFPMSKVLRCIQIGLLCVQKCPEDRPTMSSVVLMLVSDIVDLPRPKQPGFYIERSSKETHERSPAQSSPSINKVTMTQLEAR; this comes from the exons ATGAATCCcaaaatttcagattttggcTTGGCTAGGGCTTTCGGAGGTGATCAGTCATCCGCAAAAACAAAATGGGTGGTTGGAACTTA TGGTTACATGGCTCCCGAATATGCAATCGATGGcctattttcaacaaaatcagaTATTTTTAGCTTTGGAGTCATAGTTTTGGAGATAATGAGTGGCAAAAGGAATAGAAAATTCCATCACGCAGACCATGATCTAAATCTTCTTGGACAT GCATGGAAACTTTGGATTAACGGAAATGCTTTTGAATTAATAGATCCAGTGATGGAGGGTTCTTTTCCAATGTCTAAGGTGTTGAGATGTATACAGATTGGTCTCCTATGTGTGCAGAAATGCCCCGAAGACAGGCCGACTATGTCGTCTGTGGTCTTAATGTTGGTTTCAGATATTGTAGATTTGCCCCGACCCAAGCAACCTGGCTTTTATATTGAGAGGAGTTCCAAAGAGACGCATGAACGTTCACCGGCTCAAAGTTCTCCGAGCATCAATAAAGTGACAATGACCCAGCTAGAGGCTCGCTAA
- the LOC131306464 gene encoding aminotransferase ALD1 homolog, with the protein MKYSIFANSKMHSRCTKVARNPNMERLQNNYLFPEISTREMEHIKKYPNTEVISLRIGDTTAPIPDIIAAAMSDVSITYRFRFDRTCCNL; encoded by the exons ATGAAATATTCGATTTTTGCTAATAGTAAAATGCACAGTCGCTGTACAAAGGTAGCCCGCAATCCAAACATGGAAAGGTTGCAAAATAACTACTTGTTTCCTGAG ATATCAACGCGTGAAATGGAACACATCAAGAAGTACCCAAACACAGAAGTGATAAGCCTCAGAATAGGTGACACCACTGCGCCAATACCAGATATTATTGCTGCAGCCATGTCTGATGTAAGTATCACTTACAGGTTTCGGTTTGATCGTACATGTTGCAATCTCTAG
- the LOC131307034 gene encoding G-type lectin S-receptor-like serine/threonine-protein kinase RKS1, with amino-acid sequence MNPEKWVFNLLLPFLFIRFCTSIDTLTPTQFIKDGDVLVSSGETFALGFFGPENSSHRYVGIWYNKISEQTVIWVANRDRPINGTSGVLSLNRDGNLVIYDNTRNSTVWQTNASAVSYLARLLDSGNLVLFQGDRGSGGVVWQSFDQPTNTLLPTMKLGLDRRTGLEWFLTSWKSRDDPGTGEYSYRVELNELPQLILFKGSTRVWRIPSWLKPGRNDEAEATANSILNATYVNNRDQVYAFYTPINASTLLTTFVDELGSLKILTWIGKWVEFYSVPGDQCATYGRCGAYGYCDSTNRQDFECTCLPGYEPRSAEEWYLRDASGGCIKERKALSMCGNGEGFVKVVNAINPDTYKARLLMSLSVHECKDECLRNCSCLAYASEAEGGERANCITWYENLMDVRKSMRTFPRRSGLDLHVRVDAVELAQSMKSRRIKQKKVAVVVASVVLTSLLFIILVCWLQMKKRRRG; translated from the exons ATGAATCCCGAAAAATGGGTCTTCAATTTACTgcttccatttcttttcatcAGATTTTGCACTTCCATTGACACCTTAACTCCAACCCAATTCATCAAGGACGGCGATGTTTTGGTATCCAGTGGTGAAACCTTCGCACTTGGGTTTTTCGGTCCGGAAAATTCCAGTCACAGGTATGTTGGAATATGGTATAACAAGATTTCAGAACAAACTGTCATTTGGGTGGCCAATAGGGATAGACCAATCAATGGTACCTCCGGGGTTCTATCCCTCAACAGGGATGGAAACCTTGTCATCTACGACAATACCCGAAATTCTACCGTTTGGCAGACAAATGCATCAGCAGTTTCTTATTTAGCTCGACTCTTGGATTCGGGGAATTTGGTGTTGTTCCAAGGAGATAGGGGGAGTGGTGGTGTTGTTTGGCAAAGTTTTGATCAACCTACGAATACCCTGTTGCCAACCATGAAGCTTGGGTTGGATAGGAGGACCGGTCTTGAATGGTTTCTCACATCGTGGAAGTCGAGAGACGACCCTGGTACAGGAGAGTACTCCTATCGGGTCGAACTGAATGAGCTTCCCCAGTTGATACTATTCAAGGGCTCAACCCGAGTCTGGCGGATACCCTCATGGTTAAAACCCGGTAGGAATGACGAGGCTGAGGCCACGGCAAATTCCATACTCAATGCAACTTACGTGAACAATCGCGACCAAGTCTATGCGTTTTACACCCCGATCAATGCGTCAACCCTGTTGACAACGTTCGTGGATGAATTGGGTTCTTTAAAAATACTGACATGGATCGGCAAATGGGTCGAGTTCTATTCGGTCCCTGGAGACCAATGCGCTACTTACGGCCGGTGTGGTGCTTATGGGTACTGCGACTCAACCAACAGGCAAGATTTTGAGTGTACGTGTCTTCCGGGATACGAGCCCAGGTCGGCAGAGGAGTGGTACCTACGGGATGCGTCGGGCGGGTGCATCAAGGAGCGCAAGGCACTTTCCATGTGTGGAAACGGAGAAGGTTTTGTCAAGGTTGTGAACGCAATTAATCCGGATACATACAAGGCACGTTTGTTGATGAGCCTAAGCGTGCATGAGTGCAAGGATGAGTGCTTGAGAAACTGTTCTTGCTTGGCTTACGCTAGCGAAGcagaaggaggagagagagcgaATTGCATCACTTGGTATGAAAATTTGATGGATGTGAGAAAATCCATGAGAACGTTCCCAAGAAGAAGCGGACTAGACTTGCATGTACGGGTTGATGCGGTTGAATTAG CTCAAAGTATGAAATCCAGGAgaataaagcaaaaaaaggtTGCTGTTGTGGTGGCATCAGTTGTCTTAACATCACTCCTATTTATCATCTTAGTTTGTTGGTTGCAGATGAAGAAGCGAAGAAGAG GATAG
- the LOC131306463 gene encoding G-type lectin S-receptor-like serine/threonine-protein kinase At1g61460, giving the protein MVTIVGATNNFSDSNKIGEGGFGSVYKGHLSTGKDIAVKRLSRDSKQGLKEFKNEVILIAKLQHRNLVRLLGCCILGEERMLVYEYMPNGSLDSFIFGLPNKPSSPFFSSYEGMLDQLESIFYRTFSHYMTKKMK; this is encoded by the exons ATGGTCACCATTGTAGGGGCAACTAACAACTTTTCTGATTCAAATAAAATTGGAGAAGGGGGTTTTGGCTCTGTTTACAAG GGTCATCTATCAACTGGAAAAGACATAGCTGTCAAGCGACTTTCGAGGGACTCCAAACAAGGTCTTAAGGAATTCAAAAACGAGGTTATTTTGATCGCTAAACTTCAACACCGTAATCTAGTTAGGCTGTTGGGATGTTGCATCCTCGGAGAAGAACGAATGCTGGTTTATGAGTACATGCCTAATGGAAGCTTGGATTCCTTCATTTTTGGTTTGCCCAATAAACCTtcctctccctttttttcttcctatgaAGGCATGCTCGATCAATTGGAAAGTATATTTTACAGAACTTTCTCTCATTATATGACCAAGAAAATGAAGTAG